In one Spirosoma rigui genomic region, the following are encoded:
- a CDS encoding RagB/SusD family nutrient uptake outer membrane protein: MKSGFSHKSVRILALTALILSGQACKNVLDETVVSAIGNNYINTPKGFEDASKAAYSSLRNFYGSERGLTMTEYGTDIYTTGADGSYKGFHFYDTQMNSFVDIIQQVWEELYKGINTCNAVIERAPAATVSDAIKKLRVAEMKFLRAHYYFILVQQWGGVDLRLTETLGPTKVTKRATEAEVYKAIISDLEAALPDLDVKMRSSDYGRATKAAAEHLLARVYLTKATSSAKAADDYAKAATYAQSVIANYGFKLLPDFASVFAQGAGEINDEVIFAVQYTSDPLTNINTANTNNGDGNKLHLYFGMQYDVQPGMKRDIANDRPFKRLRPTKYLLETAFSDRVNDSRYKKTFKDTWLSNNPGTNLNTSFDNSKAKMTLKAGDTAIYIPGVEWTVAQRAAKPYQVLVPSAYTAALFPTLQKFLDPLRPDLTYEQGSRDYLAFRLAETYLILAEAQFKQGKLPEATEAINVVRRRAAFPGKTAAMEITTADMNMEMIYQERARELAGEQTRWFDLKRWGNLVERVKLYNPDGAANVKDIHNYRPIPQTQIDRTEKAADGSPGFAQNPGF, encoded by the coding sequence ATGAAATCAGGATTCTCTCATAAATCAGTTCGCATTCTGGCCTTGACGGCGCTCATTCTGAGCGGGCAGGCCTGCAAGAATGTACTGGATGAAACGGTAGTGTCTGCCATCGGCAACAACTACATCAATACACCCAAGGGCTTTGAGGATGCCAGTAAAGCGGCTTACTCGTCGCTGCGAAATTTCTACGGGTCGGAACGGGGCCTGACGATGACCGAGTACGGAACCGATATTTACACCACCGGAGCCGACGGCAGTTATAAAGGGTTTCACTTCTATGACACCCAGATGAACAGCTTCGTCGATATCATCCAGCAGGTTTGGGAGGAGTTGTACAAAGGGATCAACACCTGCAACGCCGTTATTGAGCGGGCACCCGCGGCTACGGTTTCGGACGCGATCAAAAAGCTGCGCGTTGCTGAAATGAAATTCCTACGGGCTCATTACTATTTCATTCTGGTTCAGCAATGGGGCGGTGTCGATCTCCGGCTCACGGAAACGCTGGGGCCAACGAAAGTAACCAAGCGGGCGACGGAAGCTGAGGTATACAAGGCGATCATTTCTGACCTGGAAGCTGCCCTCCCCGATCTGGACGTCAAGATGAGGTCGTCTGACTACGGCCGGGCCACCAAGGCGGCAGCCGAGCATCTGCTGGCGCGGGTTTACCTGACCAAAGCAACCTCGTCGGCCAAAGCAGCCGACGACTACGCCAAAGCGGCCACCTACGCCCAGAGCGTCATTGCCAACTACGGTTTCAAGCTGTTGCCCGACTTTGCGAGCGTATTCGCGCAGGGAGCCGGTGAAATCAACGACGAAGTCATCTTTGCCGTACAGTACACATCGGACCCGCTCACGAACATCAATACGGCCAATACCAACAACGGCGACGGTAACAAACTGCACCTGTATTTTGGTATGCAGTATGACGTGCAGCCCGGTATGAAGCGTGACATTGCCAACGACCGTCCGTTCAAACGGCTCCGTCCAACAAAGTACCTGCTGGAAACGGCCTTCAGCGACCGCGTCAATGATTCGCGCTACAAGAAGACATTCAAGGATACGTGGCTCAGCAACAACCCTGGCACGAACCTGAATACTTCGTTCGACAACAGCAAGGCGAAAATGACGCTGAAAGCGGGCGACACGGCTATTTACATTCCGGGCGTTGAGTGGACGGTAGCCCAACGGGCCGCCAAACCGTATCAGGTTCTCGTGCCCAGTGCTTATACGGCCGCGCTGTTTCCAACCCTGCAGAAATTCCTCGATCCACTCCGGCCCGATCTGACCTACGAGCAGGGCAGCCGCGACTACCTGGCGTTTCGTCTGGCAGAAACCTACCTCATTCTGGCAGAAGCTCAGTTCAAGCAGGGTAAACTGCCCGAAGCAACCGAAGCGATCAACGTAGTACGTCGCCGGGCCGCTTTCCCGGGTAAAACGGCCGCGATGGAAATCACAACGGCTGATATGAACATGGAGATGATCTATCAGGAACGCGCCCGTGAGTTGGCCGGAGAGCAAACGCGCTGGTTCGACCTGAAGCGCTGGGGTAATCTCGTAGAGCGGGTTAAACTCTACAATCCGGATGGCGCTGCCAACGTGAAAGATATTCACAACTACCGGCCTATTCCCCAAACGCAGATCGACCGGACCGAGAAAGCCGCCGACGGAAGTCCGGGTTTTGCCCAGAATCCCGGTTTCTAA
- a CDS encoding SusC/RagA family TonB-linked outer membrane protein — MPKSICQPLRRPVMQRPWIPMLGLTALSLLAQPAFSNPAPPTHRLATENPAQELTISGKVLSGDDNTGLPGVSVAVKGTTRGTTTDANGEYRIGVPNNRAVLVFSAVGFTSQEVTVGNKTVMNLTLATDTRALNEVVVVGYGSLKKSQTTGAISSVTPKQITEQPITNIGQAMQGRVAGVDVAQSGSRPGSVPTIRIRGRRSFNAGNDPLYVVDGIPLSAGYEDINPNDVGSMEILKDATATAIYGARGANGVVLVTTKRGNPNGKTTISYDNYVGFTDALDKVHLFSGSEFAEFVREAYRTTGNYKDASGNPVPTGVADAYADSKVAVLGGDPNVAAGLAANRNTDWQSLILKQGIQQNHSIGIQGGSEKTQFYISAGYFQDKGIMPGLDFTRYSLRANIDHTINRALKVGISSYMMYSLRNGEGLNPYNFTLQQNPLGRPYDDNGNLIFSPTNDALLTNPLAEVVPGAQVEQRKKYRIFNSIYAEVNILEGLKYRVNFGPDVTINRYGRFIGAQTNARKGGDPQASNGAAFGFNYTLENVVTYNKKIGEHNFGITALQSIQRDNSEFNNINVQGVPAETQQFYNVGNASSVLGVSSGLIQWTINSYMGRINYDYKDKYLVTATLRRDGSSRFGVNTKYGNFPGIALGWNISNEDFLKGSSWIDLLKLRASRGSVGNQGVAPYQTQGLLDRTVYAFGNNPAYGYRPNTIGNPDLRWETSTTTNIGVDFSLWRGRLTGAIELYKTRTTDLLLSDQLPTSIGFNAVTRNIGETQNKGVEVSLSTVNVNTKNGFKWTSDIVFSKNSEEIISLFNGPVDDVGNKRFIGKPLTEFFDYKKAGIWQTSEADAAKSYQSAVGQIKVQDTNNDGKITADDRVFLGSDIPTWSGGITNRFSYKGFDLNFFIYARIGQTILSGFHRDNNQLAGRYQQIKVDYWTPNNPTNEFPRPNSSQEFPVYNSAIIYFDGSFVKVRNINFGYTFPASITSRIRMQSLRVFTSIQQPFIFSSYRSKYNGVDPETSDGTVSNGVTPATRVVTFGLNVKF, encoded by the coding sequence ATGCCTAAATCTATTTGCCAGCCGCTCCGGCGGCCAGTCATGCAACGACCCTGGATTCCGATGCTGGGTCTGACGGCTTTGTCCCTGCTGGCGCAGCCTGCGTTCAGTAACCCTGCTCCGCCAACCCACCGGTTGGCCACCGAAAACCCAGCCCAGGAGCTGACCATCAGCGGTAAAGTCCTGTCCGGAGACGATAATACCGGGTTACCGGGCGTTAGTGTTGCCGTGAAAGGCACAACCCGCGGCACCACCACCGACGCCAACGGTGAGTATCGCATCGGCGTACCCAACAACCGGGCTGTACTGGTTTTCTCCGCTGTTGGTTTCACCTCGCAGGAGGTAACCGTAGGCAACAAAACCGTCATGAACCTCACCCTGGCGACCGACACCCGGGCGCTGAACGAGGTTGTAGTTGTTGGATACGGTTCGTTGAAGAAGAGCCAGACAACAGGAGCCATCTCCTCGGTTACGCCGAAACAAATTACCGAGCAGCCGATCACGAACATTGGCCAGGCCATGCAGGGCCGGGTGGCGGGGGTAGACGTAGCGCAGTCGGGTAGCCGGCCGGGTTCCGTACCCACCATCCGGATTCGGGGTCGCCGTTCGTTCAATGCCGGTAACGATCCCCTCTACGTAGTGGATGGGATTCCTCTGTCGGCGGGGTATGAAGACATCAACCCCAACGACGTTGGCTCAATGGAAATCCTGAAAGATGCTACGGCGACGGCCATTTATGGTGCCAGGGGTGCCAATGGTGTCGTGCTGGTGACAACCAAACGGGGGAATCCGAACGGCAAAACAACCATCAGCTATGATAACTACGTAGGCTTTACCGACGCGCTTGACAAAGTACACCTGTTCAGCGGCTCCGAATTTGCCGAGTTTGTGCGGGAAGCGTACCGGACAACGGGTAACTACAAAGATGCGAGTGGTAATCCGGTACCAACGGGTGTGGCCGACGCTTATGCCGACTCGAAAGTTGCCGTGCTGGGGGGCGACCCGAACGTAGCGGCTGGTCTTGCCGCCAACCGGAACACCGACTGGCAGTCACTGATTCTGAAACAGGGTATCCAGCAGAACCACTCCATCGGTATTCAGGGTGGCAGCGAAAAAACGCAGTTCTACATTTCAGCCGGTTACTTCCAGGATAAAGGAATCATGCCGGGACTGGATTTTACGCGCTATTCACTGCGGGCCAACATTGACCATACTATCAACAGGGCGCTCAAGGTGGGAATTTCGTCGTACATGATGTATAGCCTGCGCAATGGCGAGGGTTTGAATCCGTACAACTTTACGCTTCAGCAAAATCCGCTGGGAAGACCCTACGACGACAACGGAAACCTGATTTTCTCGCCCACGAATGACGCCCTGCTTACCAACCCCCTCGCCGAAGTGGTGCCGGGTGCTCAGGTAGAACAACGGAAGAAATACCGGATCTTCAACAGTATTTACGCCGAAGTCAATATTCTTGAGGGACTCAAGTACCGGGTCAACTTTGGTCCGGACGTTACCATCAACCGGTATGGCCGCTTCATTGGGGCGCAAACCAACGCCCGGAAGGGAGGTGATCCACAAGCGTCGAACGGGGCCGCTTTCGGCTTCAATTACACGCTGGAGAACGTTGTCACCTACAACAAAAAAATTGGTGAACATAACTTCGGTATCACGGCGCTGCAATCCATTCAGCGCGACAACTCCGAATTTAACAACATCAACGTGCAGGGTGTGCCGGCCGAAACCCAGCAGTTCTACAATGTGGGCAACGCCAGTTCCGTATTGGGCGTTAGCAGTGGCCTGATTCAGTGGACCATCAACTCCTACATGGGTCGTATCAACTATGACTACAAGGACAAATATCTGGTAACGGCTACGTTACGCCGGGATGGGTCGAGCCGGTTTGGTGTAAACACCAAATACGGTAACTTCCCCGGTATCGCCTTGGGCTGGAACATCAGCAATGAAGACTTCCTGAAGGGATCGTCCTGGATTGATCTGCTGAAATTGCGGGCCAGCCGCGGCTCGGTCGGTAACCAGGGGGTAGCGCCTTACCAGACGCAGGGTCTGCTGGACCGTACCGTCTACGCCTTTGGCAACAACCCCGCCTATGGATACCGCCCCAACACGATTGGCAACCCCGACCTGCGTTGGGAAACCTCAACGACTACCAACATTGGTGTCGATTTCAGCCTGTGGCGTGGTCGGTTAACGGGTGCGATCGAACTGTACAAGACCCGCACGACCGACCTGCTCCTGTCCGATCAGCTGCCCACATCGATTGGCTTTAACGCCGTAACCCGCAATATTGGCGAGACGCAGAACAAAGGGGTCGAGGTCAGCCTGTCGACGGTGAACGTAAACACGAAAAACGGCTTCAAATGGACCTCAGATATCGTGTTCTCGAAAAATTCGGAAGAAATCATTTCCCTGTTCAACGGTCCTGTTGATGACGTAGGCAACAAACGTTTTATTGGTAAGCCCCTGACCGAATTCTTCGATTACAAGAAAGCAGGTATCTGGCAGACCAGCGAAGCTGATGCTGCCAAGTCGTACCAGAGCGCTGTTGGTCAGATTAAAGTGCAGGACACAAACAACGATGGTAAAATCACCGCCGATGACCGGGTTTTCCTGGGCTCCGATATTCCAACCTGGAGTGGCGGTATTACGAACCGGTTCAGCTATAAAGGATTTGACCTGAACTTCTTCATTTACGCCCGTATTGGCCAGACCATCCTGAGCGGTTTCCACCGGGATAATAACCAGCTAGCCGGTCGTTACCAGCAGATCAAAGTCGATTACTGGACACCCAACAACCCAACCAACGAATTCCCCCGGCCAAACTCAAGCCAGGAATTCCCGGTCTACAACTCGGCGATCATCTACTTCGACGGTTCGTTTGTGAAGGTGCGTAACATCAACTTTGGCTACACCTTCCCGGCTAGCATCACGTCGAGGATCCGGATGCAGTCGCTTCGGGTGTTCACCAGCATTCAGCAACCGTTCATCTTCTCGTCCTACCGGTCGAAGTACAACGGTGTCGATCCTGAAACGAGCGACGGAACGGTTAGCAACGGCGTTACGCCCGCTACCCGGGTTGTGACCTTTGGTTTAAATGTTAAATTCTAA
- a CDS encoding FecR family protein, translated as MNQKPYSAYSAEELALDDLFLRWVKHPDDEEVVAYWQGWLSKNPHKADTVDTARELIRIASLPASLPLSMDEVSTVWGRIRESLQTMEDVRPLQPDVRTMVGWWYFSRTLAATLGLILLVGWAVWMQYGPNQSVWTIQTENHQTKSIRLPDNSTVTLYPNSSLRYARRWSDESPRAVWLQGEADFSVIHRSDTSSARLFRVHTSDITVEAIGTIFRVRQHPECTHVALTSGMINLLVNQQQSIRLKPGQSVDVTAGSVQALP; from the coding sequence TTGAATCAAAAACCGTACTCTGCCTACTCTGCCGAAGAGCTTGCTCTCGACGACCTCTTCCTTCGTTGGGTGAAGCACCCCGATGATGAAGAGGTGGTGGCGTATTGGCAGGGATGGCTCAGTAAAAACCCTCATAAAGCAGATACCGTCGACACCGCTCGTGAACTGATTCGGATTGCTTCCCTGCCCGCCAGCCTGCCACTGTCGATGGATGAAGTATCAACCGTCTGGGGTCGCATCCGGGAGTCGCTGCAAACCATGGAAGATGTGCGGCCCCTCCAGCCCGATGTTCGGACCATGGTAGGCTGGTGGTATTTCTCGCGCACGCTGGCCGCTACGCTGGGTCTGATCCTGCTCGTTGGCTGGGCGGTTTGGATGCAGTACGGTCCCAACCAGTCGGTCTGGACGATACAAACGGAAAATCATCAAACCAAATCGATTCGTTTACCCGATAATTCAACCGTTACCCTTTACCCGAACAGTTCATTACGTTACGCACGCCGTTGGTCCGATGAATCGCCCCGAGCCGTCTGGTTACAGGGAGAAGCCGACTTCTCCGTCATTCACCGGAGTGATACGTCTTCGGCCCGGCTTTTCCGGGTCCATACCTCCGACATTACCGTTGAGGCCATCGGCACAATTTTCCGGGTTCGGCAGCACCCGGAATGTACCCACGTGGCGCTCACGTCAGGGATGATCAACCTGCTCGTCAACCAACAACAATCCATTCGTCTCAAGCCAGGCCAATCGGTCGATGTAACGGCTGGATCTGTACAAGCCTTACCCTAA
- a CDS encoding acetoacetate decarboxylase family protein — MLTAPPPWTLTGSGVILVAHFSKAFVQSNGFLAPYQQRAYRGWVGTVMAVDYTASPVGPYQELLFIPGLFRFGKTISFSISKIVVSTPESVWNGRRNWGIPKELACFSFDRQADGSQLVRVRSQDRLLLSMHIKPWSFRFPITTALVPGFRVTQQQLTDPPAPIQSVAGLLQTRPSATGSARLATLSQVSVDADRFPDLGRIKPLAVLSVENFRMTFPLPDAC, encoded by the coding sequence ATGCTAACGGCCCCTCCCCCCTGGACGCTGACAGGCAGCGGTGTCATCCTGGTTGCGCACTTCTCGAAGGCATTTGTGCAATCGAACGGGTTTCTTGCCCCTTACCAGCAACGCGCTTACCGCGGCTGGGTTGGCACAGTAATGGCCGTGGATTATACGGCGTCGCCGGTTGGTCCTTATCAGGAATTACTGTTCATCCCGGGTCTGTTTCGCTTCGGCAAAACCATCAGCTTCTCCATTTCAAAAATAGTCGTGTCGACACCGGAGAGTGTCTGGAACGGTCGCCGGAACTGGGGAATCCCTAAAGAGCTAGCCTGTTTTTCCTTTGACCGTCAGGCTGATGGCAGTCAGTTGGTTCGTGTTCGTTCCCAGGACCGTCTCCTTCTGTCGATGCACATTAAGCCGTGGAGTTTTCGGTTTCCCATCACGACTGCCCTGGTGCCGGGTTTCCGGGTTACGCAACAACAACTGACCGACCCGCCCGCTCCGATCCAGTCGGTGGCGGGCCTGCTGCAGACCCGGCCATCGGCAACGGGATCGGCCCGGCTGGCAACGCTTTCCCAAGTCAGTGTAGATGCGGACCGGTTCCCGGACCTGGGCCGGATAAAGCCGCTGGCCGTCTTGTCCGTCGAAAATTTTCGAATGACTTTTCCGCTTCCAGATGCCTGCTGA
- a CDS encoding AMP-binding protein, with product MDTLIRDDQQLETLVGHFYAWEKAKPGAVFLRQPSGDAFLDFTWADVGQQARRMATYLNSLGLPPHSTIGLVSKNCAHWLIADIAIMMSGHVSVPFYPTLTAPQLQQVLEHSECRVLFVGKLDGWETVKAGVPASIHKIAFPTYDPSGASVDAEAAQWNTILASHDPLMGNPLPAGQDISTIIYTSGTTGNPKGVMLTYHALHAVMSKTKEQMRHDVAEPRFFSYLPLCHIAERNVVEATSLVTGGTVYFAESLETFAKNLAVARPTHFLAVPRIWTKFQMGILAKLPQAKLDRLLRIPIISSLVKRKIRQGLGLNDAKLIITGAAPMPLALIQWFRRIGIVIQEAYGMTENMGAVSMMPADNIKDGTVGRVNEGMHIRVDPQTGEIQTRADWNMLGYYREPALTAATIKDGWLYTGDVGEVDSEGFLHITGRVKEMYKSPKGEYIAPAQIEFGFADNNHIEQVCVTGQQLPQPIALIVLSDMARQADRHIVAQGLQQTLDVLNERVHSYERVRKLIVVKEPWTVENNIMTPTMKMKRNIIDARYGPQYEPWFGREEVIVWED from the coding sequence ATGGATACCCTCATCCGTGATGATCAGCAATTGGAGACCCTTGTCGGGCATTTCTACGCGTGGGAAAAGGCCAAACCCGGAGCCGTTTTCCTGCGTCAGCCTTCTGGCGACGCGTTTCTGGATTTTACCTGGGCTGACGTTGGCCAGCAGGCGCGCCGGATGGCCACCTATCTGAATTCGCTGGGTCTGCCCCCGCACAGTACGATCGGGTTAGTGTCCAAAAACTGCGCACACTGGCTCATTGCCGATATTGCCATTATGATGAGTGGACACGTATCGGTTCCCTTTTATCCGACTCTTACCGCACCTCAGTTACAGCAGGTGCTTGAGCACAGCGAATGCCGGGTCCTGTTTGTTGGAAAGCTGGATGGCTGGGAAACGGTCAAAGCGGGTGTTCCAGCCAGCATCCACAAAATCGCTTTTCCCACTTACGACCCGTCCGGTGCTTCAGTCGACGCTGAGGCCGCCCAGTGGAATACGATACTCGCCAGCCATGACCCCCTGATGGGCAATCCGCTGCCCGCCGGCCAGGATATATCCACAATCATTTATACTTCGGGCACTACGGGTAACCCAAAAGGTGTCATGCTCACCTATCACGCGCTTCATGCGGTGATGAGCAAAACCAAAGAGCAAATGCGGCACGACGTTGCGGAGCCCCGCTTTTTCTCGTACCTGCCACTCTGCCACATTGCCGAACGTAATGTGGTTGAAGCAACCAGCCTGGTCACGGGAGGAACCGTTTACTTCGCGGAGTCACTGGAAACGTTTGCCAAAAATCTGGCCGTGGCCCGTCCTACGCACTTTCTGGCCGTACCCCGTATCTGGACGAAGTTTCAGATGGGCATACTGGCGAAACTGCCCCAGGCGAAGCTGGACCGGCTGCTGCGTATTCCAATCATATCCAGCCTGGTCAAGCGAAAGATCCGGCAGGGGCTGGGCCTTAATGACGCTAAATTGATCATTACCGGAGCCGCCCCCATGCCCCTGGCGCTTATTCAGTGGTTCCGGCGGATCGGTATTGTCATTCAGGAAGCGTATGGCATGACCGAGAATATGGGGGCGGTGTCGATGATGCCCGCCGACAACATCAAGGATGGAACCGTTGGCCGGGTAAACGAAGGCATGCATATTCGGGTAGACCCTCAAACGGGTGAGATACAGACCCGCGCCGACTGGAATATGCTTGGCTACTACCGCGAACCGGCCCTGACTGCTGCTACCATCAAAGACGGCTGGCTCTACACGGGCGACGTGGGTGAGGTGGACAGCGAGGGGTTTCTGCACATTACCGGCCGGGTGAAGGAAATGTACAAGAGTCCCAAAGGCGAGTACATTGCCCCCGCCCAGATCGAGTTTGGCTTTGCCGACAACAATCACATTGAGCAGGTGTGCGTAACGGGCCAGCAATTACCACAACCCATTGCTCTGATCGTACTATCAGACATGGCCCGCCAGGCCGACCGGCACATTGTGGCTCAGGGACTTCAGCAAACCCTCGATGTGCTGAACGAGCGCGTGCACTCCTACGAGCGCGTCCGGAAACTGATTGTGGTGAAAGAACCATGGACCGTTGAAAACAACATCATGACCCCAACGATGAAAATGAAACGGAACATCATCGACGCCCGGTACGGCCCGCAGTACGAGCCTTGGTTTGGCCGGGAGGAAGTAATTGTTTGGGAAGATTAA
- a CDS encoding TraR/DksA family transcriptional regulator has protein sequence MYCIKCGNLIPEARLKALPTAKTCVQCSSAQRVAGFPLITGKTEYSALQLVSQQDAARLQQLQARRGTGASMSMTREKRN, from the coding sequence ATGTACTGTATAAAATGTGGTAATCTTATTCCTGAAGCTCGTTTAAAAGCACTGCCAACGGCCAAAACCTGCGTTCAGTGTTCGTCGGCCCAGCGCGTAGCCGGATTCCCGCTCATTACCGGCAAGACCGAGTATTCGGCTCTCCAGCTCGTATCTCAGCAGGATGCGGCCCGGCTGCAACAACTGCAGGCCCGGCGGGGAACGGGCGCGTCGATGTCTATGACCCGTGAGAAACGAAACTAG
- a CDS encoding NAD(P)/FAD-dependent oxidoreductase has product MRHIVILGNGIAGITAARELRKQGDDRITVISAETDHFFSRTALMYVYMGHLEFEHTKPYEDWFWAKNRIDLLRAQVTNIDFERQMLHCEGNQPIQYDVLILAVGSKPNFFGWPGQELQGVQGLYGKPDLDQMESVTKGIKQAVVVGGGLIGIELCEMLLTRGIQVTFLVRENSFWSSVLPTEESVLVTRHIREHHVDLRTGTELAEIVDDGSSRVGGVVLKSGETLPAQFVGVAVGVSPNIDFLKNSPLDTDRGILVNERLETNLPNVYAIGDCVQHRIPPDGRKPLEQIWYTGRIMGETVADIINNKSVTYQPGVFFNSAKFFDVEYQTYGTVANFLPKDGSEQTFYWEHPAGKLALRINYRKQDQAVTGMNTLGIRQRQEVWQQWIGEKRSIRYVLEHLPLANFDPEFFRQYEPDIVGKFNAQHPDQPVVLKAKKGLFSRIFS; this is encoded by the coding sequence ATGCGCCATATCGTCATTCTCGGTAACGGCATTGCCGGTATAACGGCAGCCCGCGAACTTCGCAAACAGGGTGATGACCGGATCACGGTTATATCGGCCGAAACCGATCATTTCTTCTCCCGCACCGCCTTGATGTACGTGTACATGGGGCACCTGGAGTTTGAACATACCAAACCTTATGAGGACTGGTTCTGGGCTAAAAACCGGATCGACCTGCTCCGGGCGCAGGTGACCAATATTGATTTTGAGCGCCAGATGCTCCATTGCGAGGGAAATCAACCCATCCAGTATGACGTGCTGATTCTGGCGGTTGGGTCCAAACCTAACTTTTTTGGCTGGCCCGGTCAGGAACTACAGGGCGTGCAGGGCCTTTACGGTAAACCGGACCTCGATCAGATGGAGTCTGTTACCAAAGGCATCAAACAGGCGGTCGTTGTAGGGGGAGGGTTAATTGGCATTGAGCTTTGCGAAATGCTGCTCACGCGGGGCATCCAGGTGACGTTTCTGGTGCGGGAAAATAGCTTCTGGAGCAGTGTATTACCCACCGAAGAGTCGGTGCTGGTGACGCGTCACATTCGGGAACACCACGTGGACCTGCGAACGGGTACTGAACTGGCCGAAATTGTGGACGACGGAAGCAGTCGGGTGGGTGGCGTGGTACTCAAATCAGGAGAGACATTGCCCGCTCAGTTTGTGGGGGTAGCCGTGGGCGTTAGCCCCAATATCGACTTTCTCAAAAACTCCCCTCTCGACACTGACCGGGGTATACTGGTCAACGAACGTCTGGAAACGAACCTGCCCAATGTGTACGCTATTGGCGACTGTGTGCAGCACCGAATACCACCCGATGGTCGGAAGCCGCTTGAACAAATCTGGTACACGGGTCGGATCATGGGCGAAACGGTGGCGGACATCATCAACAATAAATCCGTTACCTACCAGCCCGGCGTCTTTTTCAACTCTGCCAAGTTCTTCGACGTCGAGTACCAGACTTACGGCACCGTAGCTAACTTTTTGCCGAAAGACGGCTCGGAGCAGACATTTTACTGGGAGCACCCGGCGGGGAAATTAGCCCTGCGCATCAACTACCGCAAACAGGATCAGGCCGTAACCGGCATGAATACACTGGGTATCCGGCAACGGCAGGAAGTCTGGCAGCAATGGATTGGGGAGAAGCGATCCATCCGGTACGTGCTGGAACACTTGCCACTGGCTAACTTCGACCCGGAATTTTTCCGGCAATACGAACCAGACATCGTCGGGAAATTCAACGCCCAACATCCAGACCAGCCGGTGGTGCTAAAGGCGAAGAAAGGCTTGTTCAGCCGTATCTTTTCGTGA
- a CDS encoding 2'-5' RNA ligase family protein produces the protein MKLYFMALLPDPGIQAEVTRFKQAAQEHFGSSQALKSPAHITLIPPFRTDRTDFAALQTVAMAQNPFMVQLRHFDRFDNRVIFVDVVPASALLACQTRLADFCASQFAITPDSRPFHPHMTVAFKDLRQAIFPDAWAYFSAQSYERTFTARGITLLVHTGQQWQVDQTFAFSAVDTD, from the coding sequence ATGAAGTTATATTTCATGGCCCTGCTGCCCGATCCGGGTATTCAGGCGGAGGTGACACGGTTTAAGCAGGCGGCTCAGGAGCACTTTGGCAGCAGCCAGGCACTCAAGTCGCCTGCCCATATCACGCTGATTCCACCTTTCCGCACTGACCGGACCGATTTTGCCGCACTGCAGACAGTGGCTATGGCGCAAAACCCCTTTATGGTTCAGCTACGGCACTTTGACCGCTTCGATAATCGGGTAATTTTTGTGGACGTCGTGCCTGCATCAGCCCTCCTGGCCTGTCAAACGAGGCTGGCCGATTTCTGCGCCAGCCAGTTCGCGATAACACCGGATTCGAGGCCGTTCCACCCGCATATGACCGTGGCGTTTAAGGATCTCCGGCAGGCTATCTTCCCGGACGCCTGGGCTTACTTCTCAGCGCAATCGTACGAACGAACATTTACAGCGCGGGGCATTACGTTGCTGGTTCACACTGGTCAGCAGTGGCAGGTCGATCAGACATTTGCTTTTTCGGCCGTTGACACTGACTGA
- a CDS encoding OsmC family protein — MATIHIDYLGGLRTDCAHLQSGTHINTDAPTDNQGRGEAFSPTDLVANALGTCIITTMAIFAQRDGIDLTGSELDVTKVMTSQPPRRIARIDIDLTLRATPLPDPEIRARLEKIAHTCPVAISLHPDVVQAVQLRWAAVETV; from the coding sequence ATGGCTACAATTCATATCGATTACCTCGGCGGCTTACGCACTGACTGTGCTCACTTACAATCGGGTACCCACATCAACACCGATGCCCCAACCGATAACCAGGGCCGGGGTGAGGCCTTCTCCCCCACCGATTTAGTCGCGAATGCGCTTGGCACCTGCATCATTACGACCATGGCCATCTTTGCTCAGCGTGATGGTATTGATCTAACGGGCAGCGAACTGGATGTAACGAAAGTAATGACTAGCCAGCCGCCCCGACGCATTGCCCGGATTGACATTGATCTAACCCTGCGCGCAACGCCACTGCCCGATCCGGAAATCCGCGCCAGACTGGAGAAGATAGCCCATACCTGCCCCGTTGCCATCAGTCTGCACCCCGATGTTGTTCAGGCGGTTCAGTTGCGGTGGGCCGCAGTCGAAACGGTCTAG